A stretch of the Bdellovibrio sp. 22V genome encodes the following:
- a CDS encoding DUF4423 domain-containing protein, giving the protein MAHWQDDFLNLLREYYQNQKRKNPRYSMRAMAKHLDIAPGPASALIKGSKVWNISEEWAISVLKKMNLKPTQRKRILARMGIKSSEVEIKTIQDLSGLAIDHWAYWPVLCSYDVPTLAGSENKMAQKLGVTQAEIKMIVQDLLRRRFLVKEADGTIKRPVEYLATTDDISSETIRLLHKANLDLAKKALEQVPVLQREFQTITVAGSSEAIQEIKKEIRDFTDKLAHILNRDQGNDHVFRLSVQLFPVDLGEVDVH; this is encoded by the coding sequence ATGGCACATTGGCAGGATGACTTCTTAAATCTTTTGCGCGAATACTATCAAAATCAAAAAAGAAAAAATCCTCGCTACTCGATGCGGGCGATGGCAAAACATCTCGATATTGCCCCAGGTCCAGCATCGGCTCTCATCAAAGGTTCCAAAGTTTGGAATATTTCCGAAGAGTGGGCGATAAGTGTCCTTAAAAAAATGAATCTTAAACCGACTCAGCGAAAAAGAATTTTGGCCCGCATGGGAATCAAATCTTCTGAAGTTGAGATTAAAACCATTCAAGATCTCTCGGGGCTTGCCATCGATCATTGGGCCTATTGGCCCGTGCTGTGTAGTTATGATGTTCCTACTCTGGCGGGTTCAGAAAATAAAATGGCACAAAAACTGGGAGTGACTCAGGCCGAAATCAAAATGATTGTTCAAGATCTGTTGCGCCGGCGTTTTTTGGTTAAAGAAGCCGACGGAACTATCAAGCGACCTGTCGAGTATCTGGCGACGACGGACGACATATCAAGCGAAACGATCCGTCTGCTACATAAGGCGAATTTGGATCTGGCAAAAAAAGCTTTAGAGCAAGTGCCGGTTCTGCAGCGTGAGTTTCAAACCATCACGGTGGCGGGAAGCTCTGAGGCAATTCAAGAGATTAAAAAAGAGATCCGGGATTTCACGGATAAGCTCGCCCATATTCTCAATCGAGATCAGGGGAACGATCATGTTTTTCGTTTATCAGTGCAACTATTTCCCGTGGATTTAGGAGAAGTCGATGTTCATTAA
- the flgL gene encoding flagellar hook-associated protein FlgL, with protein sequence MRIADKMAFNQVNQNLTKNRSDMADLQNQAATQKRINKPSDDPLASARVLAARTEERGNSQFIKNINNARSFLEFSDQSLGELSEILVRAKELAISQSNDASGNSESRMVTASEVGQIYNQAVQIGNRKLGERYIFGGYKTQTMPFNQAGEYFGDDGDMKIQTHKDSFVAMNISGNKVFLGKGLGGDGIVRPRYESPTTVDQLKEFQQEEINRQETNQEVESNYLETRGPASERRSSRTDKQDPVTGGAGINLFSTLRNLEVSLRTNDKEGVQETLDALDQAISQVVLARSEVGSRIMAVNNTMDSLQKAVVDNKVTASQLEDADAFQVISDINKTDSTLKATLETSGKLIQPSLLDFLR encoded by the coding sequence ATGAGAATCGCGGATAAAATGGCTTTCAATCAAGTGAATCAGAATCTGACGAAGAATCGTTCAGATATGGCTGACTTGCAGAACCAAGCTGCGACTCAAAAGCGTATCAACAAACCTTCGGACGATCCTTTGGCTTCCGCTCGCGTGCTTGCAGCCCGTACGGAAGAGCGAGGCAACTCTCAGTTCATTAAAAATATCAATAATGCGCGCTCTTTCTTGGAGTTCTCGGATCAGTCTCTCGGGGAACTTTCGGAAATTCTTGTGCGTGCGAAAGAGCTCGCTATCAGCCAGTCGAATGATGCCAGCGGAAACTCAGAGTCCCGCATGGTGACGGCTTCTGAAGTCGGTCAGATTTACAATCAGGCTGTGCAAATCGGAAATCGCAAACTGGGCGAGCGCTATATTTTCGGCGGTTATAAAACGCAAACAATGCCGTTCAATCAAGCCGGAGAATACTTCGGTGATGACGGCGACATGAAGATCCAAACTCACAAAGACTCTTTCGTTGCCATGAACATTTCAGGCAATAAGGTGTTTTTGGGGAAAGGCCTTGGCGGAGACGGAATCGTTCGTCCTCGTTACGAATCTCCAACAACTGTGGATCAGTTGAAAGAGTTCCAGCAGGAAGAAATCAATCGCCAAGAGACCAATCAGGAAGTTGAAAGCAATTATCTTGAAACCCGCGGCCCGGCTTCTGAGCGCCGTTCCAGCCGTACAGACAAGCAAGACCCGGTGACGGGTGGTGCGGGGATCAATCTTTTCAGTACATTGAGAAATCTGGAAGTATCTTTACGCACGAACGATAAAGAGGGCGTACAAGAAACATTGGACGCCTTGGATCAGGCGATCTCTCAGGTCGTTCTGGCTCGTTCTGAGGTTGGGTCCAGAATTATGGCCGTGAATAATACCATGGATTCCCTGCAAAAGGCCGTGGTGGATAATAAGGTCACAGCGTCCCAGCTCGAAGATGCGGATGCTTTCCAGGTTATTTCGGATATCAATAAGACCGATAGCACCCTCAAAGCGACCCTCGAAACGTCGGGAAAGCTTATTCAGCCAAGCCTTCTTGACTTTCTCAGATAA
- the csrA gene encoding carbon storage regulator CsrA — MLVLTRKLGESIAIDDHIKIRVVQIKGKQVRLGIEAPKDTKIHREEVYVAIQEQNQQSASVPADKTRSVAKLLKP, encoded by the coding sequence ATGCTGGTTCTCACACGGAAGTTGGGTGAAAGCATCGCTATCGATGACCACATTAAAATCAGAGTTGTTCAAATCAAGGGTAAACAGGTCCGTTTAGGTATCGAAGCGCCCAAAGACACGAAAATCCACCGCGAAGAAGTTTACGTCGCTATTCAGGAACAAAACCAGCAATCTGCTAGTGTCCCTGCCGATAAAACGCGCAGCGTGGCAAAGCTCCTTAAGCCTTAA
- the fliW gene encoding flagellar assembly protein FliW: MIISTSRFGQVELKQEDVLTFPEGLLGFADLRKFVLLDDPNDEIFAWLQSCEAPQIAFPVLEPELFAPQYKANLTKSDSEALKLTNTEKARYFSIVTIPDDPTQMTANLKAPVVINVADRIARQCVLQDNNLAIREPIFTKLQQRVVQNPAVAIKNQSSGIDVATKLHVVRDAEL, from the coding sequence ATGATCATTTCGACATCGCGCTTCGGCCAAGTTGAGCTGAAACAAGAAGATGTTTTGACGTTTCCAGAAGGCCTTTTAGGCTTTGCGGATTTACGCAAGTTCGTTCTCCTCGATGATCCAAATGACGAAATCTTCGCATGGTTGCAAAGCTGTGAAGCGCCTCAAATCGCATTCCCGGTTCTTGAGCCCGAGCTTTTTGCTCCTCAATACAAAGCCAATTTAACAAAGAGTGATTCAGAAGCTTTGAAGCTAACGAATACAGAGAAAGCTCGTTATTTCTCTATCGTCACAATTCCAGATGATCCAACACAAATGACAGCAAACTTGAAAGCGCCGGTTGTTATCAACGTGGCAGACAGAATTGCTCGTCAGTGCGTTCTTCAAGACAATAATTTGGCAATCCGCGAACCGATCTTCACGAAGCTGCAACAACGTGTTGTGCAGAATCCTGCGGTAGCGATCAAGAATCAGTCTTCTGGTATTGATGTCGCGACGAAGTTGCACGTTGTTCGCGACGCTGAACTTTAA